One part of the Sebastes fasciatus isolate fSebFas1 chromosome 8, fSebFas1.pri, whole genome shotgun sequence genome encodes these proteins:
- the spryd4 gene encoding SPRY domain-containing protein 4, translating to MAMPVKAARLCLLAGRSVASLSVRHSRAVRLPERRCYTSTSTSSNLQFRLDERTAHSSLDLFKKDTAVIYRMLGLVLSRVQDNPERFQDWAVVFGDEKISGGRHYWEVTVKKSQEFRLGVAEALMPREDCVGTNSSSWVFGYAKRKWFAMHSNKIVPVTLVGKSDRIGILLDYEAGLLALVDIGKPSIIHTIRVQFKSPLCPAFGLWDGELLTHSGLEEPEGLK from the exons ATGGCGATGCCCGTTAAAGCAGCCCGTCTTTGTCTCCTGGCAGGACGATCTGTCGCCTCCCTGTCAGTCAGACACAGCCGGGCTGTCCGTCTGCCGGAGAGGAGATGCTACACCTCCACCTCGACGAGCAGCA ATCTTCAGTTCAGGCTGGATGAGCGGACAGCTCACAGCAGCCTGGACCTCTTCAAGAAAGACACTGCCGTCATCTACCGCATGCTGGGTCTGGTCCTCAGCCGCGTGCAAGACAACCCAGAGCGTTTCCAGGACTGGGCCGTCGTGTTTGGCGACGAGAAGATCAGCGGCGGACGACACTACTGGGAGGTGACGGTGAAAAAGTCTCAAGAGTTTCGTCTGGGTGTGGCCGAGGCGCTGATGCCCAGAGAGGACTGCGTGGGCACCAACAGCTCCTCCTGGGTGTTCGGCTACGCTAAGCGCAAGTGGTTTGCCATGCACAGCAATAAGATAGTTCCTGTGACGCTGGTGGGCAAGTCGGACCGCATAGGCATCCTGCTCGACTACGAAGCGGGCCTTCTGGCGCTGGTGGACATCGGAAAACCTTCAATCATTCACACCATCAGGGTCCAGTTCAAGAGTCCCCTCTGCCCCGCGTTTGGACTTTGGGACGGGGAGTTGCTCACACACTCTGGTCTGGAGGAGCCTGAAGGCCTGAAGTGA